The following proteins come from a genomic window of Streptomyces sp. GS7:
- a CDS encoding serine/threonine-protein kinase yields MIAGRYQLKEVLGSGGFGRVWRARDEVLGVDVAIKEVWLPELLSDTEAAERRVRAEREAHNAAKLRDHPNIVAVHDLVFEDGIPWTVMRLVAGIPLDERLKTGPLSPGQSARVARALLSALDAVHAADMVHRDVKPANVLLATDGQILLTDFGIAAHEADTRMTATGMVIGSADYMAPERIDGTHDGPAGDLFSLGATLYEAVTGTSPFHRETRTATLNAICLHTPTPPAPPSPLAELITTLLNKNPEQRPTPAEALRMLDNSRPARTKPITAPTSHTRQEPQRGHEPGRVDAKSRTPKGDNRRKPEKSKEPRVIVGGLLFLLLGAALAIMLISTVDNPVNHHAAFGLVLGLSAMCAGGVAVGFGVIVLGMGATHPKAVWGSALLIGVAGTVALTANLWSQTR; encoded by the coding sequence GTGATCGCGGGACGCTACCAGCTCAAGGAAGTACTCGGCAGCGGCGGCTTCGGCCGCGTCTGGCGTGCACGAGACGAGGTCCTGGGGGTCGACGTCGCCATCAAAGAGGTCTGGCTTCCGGAGCTGTTGAGCGACACCGAGGCGGCCGAGCGACGGGTGCGCGCCGAACGAGAGGCCCACAATGCCGCCAAGCTGCGCGACCACCCGAACATCGTCGCCGTTCACGACCTCGTCTTCGAAGACGGCATCCCCTGGACGGTGATGCGCCTCGTCGCGGGTATCCCGCTCGATGAACGACTCAAAACCGGTCCCCTCTCACCAGGCCAGTCAGCAAGAGTTGCGCGCGCACTCCTGTCCGCCCTGGACGCCGTCCACGCGGCCGACATGGTGCATCGCGATGTCAAACCCGCCAACGTCCTCCTCGCCACCGACGGGCAGATCCTGCTCACCGACTTCGGGATCGCCGCCCACGAGGCCGACACCCGCATGACCGCCACCGGCATGGTCATCGGCTCCGCCGATTACATGGCCCCTGAACGCATCGACGGAACACACGACGGCCCGGCCGGCGACCTGTTCTCCCTCGGCGCCACCCTCTACGAGGCGGTGACGGGCACGTCCCCATTCCATCGCGAGACGCGCACCGCCACGCTCAACGCCATCTGCCTCCACACCCCCACCCCACCCGCACCGCCCAGCCCTCTCGCCGAACTGATCACGACGCTGCTCAACAAGAATCCCGAGCAACGCCCCACCCCCGCCGAGGCACTGCGCATGCTCGACAACAGCCGGCCAGCCCGCACGAAGCCGATCACCGCACCGACATCGCACACACGCCAGGAACCCCAGCGCGGCCACGAACCTGGTCGGGTGGACGCCAAGAGCCGCACGCCCAAGGGCGACAACAGGCGCAAACCGGAGAAGTCGAAGGAACCTCGCGTGATCGTCGGGGGGCTCCTCTTCCTCCTGCTGGGGGCAGCATTAGCCATTATGTTGATCTCGACAGTCGACAACCCGGTCAACCATCACGCTGCCTTCGGCCTGGTGCTCGGGTTGAGTGCAATGTGCGCAGGGGGCGTCGCAGTTGGCTTTGGAGTGATCGTCCTGGGGATGGGAGCAACCCACCCAAAAGCCGTCTGGGGAAGTGCGCTCCTGATAGGCGTGGCGGGGACGGTGGCGCTGACGGCGAATCTTTGGAGCCAGACGCGGTGA
- a CDS encoding LexA family protein, with protein MTPDRGETRHRVERTLRRLTVETGNPPTVREIAAALGRSASTVAYHLRILEERGIVRHDPHRSRSYRCPSPRSVDGFVKRLGTVGL; from the coding sequence ATGACCCCCGATCGGGGAGAGACCCGGCACCGAGTCGAGCGCACCCTACGGAGGCTGACCGTGGAGACCGGGAACCCGCCGACTGTTCGGGAGATCGCGGCGGCGCTCGGCCGGTCCGCTTCCACCGTCGCCTACCACCTCCGCATACTGGAGGAGCGGGGCATCGTGCGACACGACCCGCACCGCAGCCGGTCCTACCGCTGTCCATCCCCTCGCAGCGTGGACGGTTTCGTTAAGCGGCTTGGGACTGTTGGTCTCTGA
- a CDS encoding IS3 family transposase: protein MTVADFIASQRADHNVPHAVSCRALEVSQSWFYKWLGRPPTPRDERRADLTLAIREVFDASGGTYGSPRVHIELRANGWRVSKNTVAKVMAELGLAGRVRKRRRSLTRQGRRPVAPDLVRRKFTAPAPDVAWCGDMTEVETGEGKLYLATVIDLHSRRLLGYAMDARHDTELVVGALHMAAATRGGNVGGVIMHTDRGSEYTSKIFGDACMRLGVVQSMGRVGSALDNAVAEATNSTLKVEYIHRHRFKTRAEARIKIATWITDWYNPHRRHSACDWLSPIDYENRHTIRDQQSQAA from the coding sequence GTGACGGTTGCGGACTTCATCGCCTCCCAGAGGGCCGACCACAACGTGCCGCACGCCGTCTCGTGCCGGGCCCTTGAGGTCTCACAGTCCTGGTTTTACAAGTGGCTGGGACGCCCGCCGACTCCTCGCGATGAGCGTCGCGCCGATCTCACCCTGGCGATCCGCGAAGTCTTCGACGCCTCGGGCGGCACCTACGGCTCCCCGCGCGTCCACATCGAGCTGCGGGCGAACGGCTGGCGGGTGTCGAAGAACACGGTCGCGAAGGTCATGGCCGAGCTCGGCCTGGCCGGCCGCGTCAGGAAGCGGCGGCGGTCGCTGACCCGGCAGGGCAGACGCCCCGTCGCCCCGGACCTGGTCCGGCGCAAGTTCACCGCCCCGGCTCCGGATGTCGCCTGGTGCGGCGACATGACCGAGGTCGAAACCGGCGAGGGCAAGCTCTACCTCGCCACCGTCATCGACCTGCACTCCCGCCGCCTGCTCGGCTATGCGATGGACGCCCGCCACGACACCGAACTCGTCGTCGGCGCCCTGCACATGGCCGCGGCCACCCGTGGCGGCAACGTAGGTGGCGTCATCATGCACACGGACAGGGGCAGTGAGTACACGTCCAAGATCTTCGGTGACGCCTGCATGCGCCTGGGCGTGGTGCAGTCCATGGGACGTGTGGGCTCCGCCCTGGACAACGCGGTCGCCGAGGCGACCAACTCGACTCTCAAGGTCGAGTACATCCACCGCCACCGCTTCAAGACGCGGGCCGAGGCCCGCATCAAGATCGCAACCTGGATCACCGACTGGTACAACCCCCACCGCAGGCACTCGGCCTGCGACTGGCTGTCACCCATCGACTACGAGAACCGGCACACCATCAGAGACCAACAGTCCCAAGCCGCTTAA
- a CDS encoding transposase, whose amino-acid sequence MAEIRKRYDAEFRAGAVRIVRETGKPIAQVARDLGVNEGTLATWVSREKEASRAGLDLDERAELQRLRKEIHELRMERDVLKRSVVLWVKEATK is encoded by the coding sequence ATGGCAGAGATACGCAAGAGGTACGACGCGGAGTTTCGGGCCGGGGCCGTCCGGATCGTCCGTGAGACCGGGAAACCGATCGCCCAGGTTGCAAGGGACCTCGGGGTCAACGAGGGCACGCTGGCCACCTGGGTCTCGCGGGAGAAGGAGGCGTCCCGGGCCGGTCTGGACCTGGACGAGCGGGCCGAACTGCAGCGGTTGCGCAAGGAGATCCACGAGCTGCGGATGGAGCGTGACGTGCTCAAGCGATCGGTGGTCCTGTGGGTCAAGGAGGCGACGAAGTGA
- a CDS encoding TetR/AcrR family transcriptional regulator → MGLRERKKAETQAALSWAALRLTVERGLDNVKVEDIAEAAGVSPRTFNNYFSSKGEAIVARHLDRCLRIAEALRERPEEPLWDAITLAVLPQFEPDAAAAAHPVADAAQWAAGVRMMLAEPALQGEMLRAGAIAEAEIAAAVADRTGTDLKQDLYPHLVASAVMAATNAAMGHHLRTDPPVPVGCLIADALTRIAAGLPTP, encoded by the coding sequence ATGGGGTTGCGAGAGCGGAAAAAGGCCGAGACACAAGCCGCGCTCAGCTGGGCGGCACTTCGGCTGACCGTCGAGCGCGGGCTCGACAACGTCAAAGTCGAGGACATCGCCGAGGCCGCCGGCGTCTCGCCGCGCACGTTCAACAACTACTTCTCCAGCAAAGGCGAGGCGATCGTCGCCCGCCACCTCGACCGCTGCTTGCGCATTGCGGAGGCGTTGCGCGAGCGCCCGGAGGAGCCGCTGTGGGACGCGATCACCCTCGCGGTGTTGCCACAGTTCGAGCCGGACGCCGCAGCGGCCGCTCACCCCGTTGCCGACGCGGCGCAGTGGGCGGCGGGCGTGCGCATGATGCTCGCGGAACCGGCCCTGCAAGGCGAGATGTTGCGGGCCGGGGCCATCGCCGAGGCCGAGATCGCCGCGGCCGTCGCTGACCGCACCGGCACCGACCTGAAGCAGGACCTGTACCCGCACCTCGTTGCGTCAGCGGTCATGGCCGCGACCAACGCCGCGATGGGACACCACCTCCGCACCGATCCGCCGGTGCCAGTGGGGTGCCTGATTGCGGACGCCCTCACCCGGATCGCGGCGGGGCTGCCCACCCCCTAG
- a CDS encoding FAD-dependent monooxygenase, with protein MIDVVIAGAGPNGLMLACELALAGARPLVLERRTEPSGEQRANGLVGQVVRLLDRRGLYARLAAPGATPEPAPSFVFGAFPLDLRDLPDNPLYTLMVPQRRIEHMLAERAAELDVEVRRGHEVTGLTQDEKSVTVELRGREPVEAAFLVGADGGHSTVRKLTGIEFPGVSTDDSVSRTGHVSVPPDMVGADGGLVVPGYGAIPPFRHLRTERGLITWAPFPGGDPLISTTEWEQRAEGEASLDELRASASRILGVNVPLDPPTGPGPHLMRRLFGGNTRIASQYRAGRVFLLGDAAHVHSAIGGPGLNLGLQDAVNLGWKLAVALRGHAPEGLLDTYESERSPVARRVAMHTQAQSLLTRPGSDVTALRELFDELLAQPATRQHIANLLSGADITYDMGPATGPLVGRWAPDLPGLRELTRTGRPLLLDPTGTLDAGLWASHVDTVTVPQLDTALLLRPDCYVAWQGTTGDGLHEALKTWFKAA; from the coding sequence ATGATCGACGTCGTCATCGCGGGCGCCGGACCCAACGGCCTGATGCTGGCCTGCGAGCTTGCCCTGGCCGGCGCGCGCCCGCTGGTCCTGGAGCGCCGCACGGAACCGTCCGGCGAGCAGCGCGCGAACGGCCTGGTCGGCCAGGTCGTCCGCTTGCTCGACCGGCGCGGACTCTACGCACGGCTGGCCGCACCCGGTGCCACACCCGAACCGGCGCCCAGCTTTGTGTTCGGCGCGTTCCCGCTCGACCTCCGCGACCTGCCGGACAACCCGCTCTACACGTTGATGGTGCCGCAGCGCCGGATCGAGCACATGCTCGCTGAGCGCGCGGCCGAACTGGACGTCGAGGTCCGTCGCGGCCACGAGGTCACCGGCCTGACGCAGGACGAGAAGTCGGTGACGGTCGAACTACGAGGTCGGGAACCGGTGGAAGCGGCGTTCCTGGTCGGCGCCGACGGCGGGCACAGTACGGTCCGCAAGCTCACCGGGATCGAGTTCCCCGGCGTGAGCACGGACGACTCGGTGTCGCGCACCGGACATGTGAGCGTGCCCCCGGACATGGTCGGTGCTGATGGCGGCCTGGTCGTACCCGGTTACGGTGCCATACCGCCGTTTCGGCATCTGCGCACTGAACGCGGCCTGATCACCTGGGCGCCGTTCCCGGGCGGCGATCCGCTGATCAGCACGACGGAGTGGGAGCAGCGGGCCGAGGGTGAGGCTTCGCTTGACGAGCTTCGGGCCAGCGCCTCCCGCATACTCGGCGTGAATGTACCGCTTGACCCACCGACCGGGCCGGGACCACATCTGATGAGGCGGTTGTTCGGTGGCAACACCCGGATCGCATCGCAGTACCGTGCGGGCCGCGTGTTCCTGCTCGGGGACGCCGCGCACGTGCACTCGGCGATCGGTGGTCCGGGGCTCAACCTGGGCCTGCAGGACGCGGTCAACCTGGGCTGGAAGCTGGCCGTCGCATTGCGCGGCCACGCACCGGAGGGACTGCTGGACACCTACGAATCGGAACGGTCCCCGGTAGCGCGGCGGGTCGCCATGCACACTCAGGCACAATCGCTCCTGACTCGCCCGGGCAGCGATGTGACCGCGTTGCGCGAACTGTTCGACGAGCTGCTCGCCCAGCCGGCGACGCGGCAGCACATCGCGAATCTGCTGTCCGGCGCGGATATCACCTACGACATGGGGCCAGCGACCGGGCCGCTCGTCGGCCGATGGGCGCCGGACCTGCCGGGCCTGCGCGAACTCACCCGCACCGGCCGCCCGCTCCTCCTTGACCCCACCGGCACCCTCGATGCGGGCCTTTGGGCGTCGCACGTCGATACCGTGACCGTCCCGCAACTCGACACCGCACTACTACTCCGGCCCGATTGCTACGTCGCCTGGCAAGGCACCACGGGCGATGGCCTGCACGAAGCACTGAAAACCTGGTTCAAAGCAGCTTGA
- a CDS encoding IS256 family transposase, whose protein sequence is MNDNEIPAVEPVEDKLVDEVVERLMDRVDASGAALLGEGGLLTEVTRAVLERALDAEMTDHLGYEKHDRAGRGSGNSRNGTSPKTVLTDAGAVTLAVPRDRDGSFEPQLVPKHARRLAGFNEQVLSLYARGMSVRDIRSHLAGMYGVEVSPDLISKVTDAVTDELDAWQNRPLDALWPIIYIDALWVKIRSGSVASRPVYLAVGVDMDGCKDVLGLWAGDEGEGATTWMTVLSELRNRGVEDVCIVACDGLKGLPDAVTGTWPKATVQTCVIHLIRASLRFASKQHHAKLVTELKAIYTAPTEQAAEQALADFAAGELGQRYPAIVRTWQAAWSEFTPYLAFPPEIRKVVYSTNLIESINARLRKATRNRGHFPSEQAALKVLYLAVREQITPRARDVNHVAAHWKKALNQFSLFFEDRLNTK, encoded by the coding sequence ATGAACGACAACGAGATCCCGGCCGTTGAACCGGTCGAGGACAAGCTCGTGGATGAGGTCGTCGAGCGGCTGATGGACCGCGTCGACGCTTCGGGGGCTGCCCTGCTGGGTGAAGGCGGGCTGCTGACGGAGGTGACCCGGGCCGTGCTGGAGCGGGCCCTGGACGCGGAGATGACCGACCACCTCGGATACGAGAAGCACGATCGGGCGGGCCGCGGCTCGGGCAACAGCCGCAACGGCACCTCGCCGAAGACGGTGCTGACCGATGCCGGGGCGGTCACGCTGGCCGTTCCCAGGGACCGTGACGGGTCCTTCGAACCGCAGCTGGTACCCAAGCACGCCAGGCGGCTGGCAGGCTTCAACGAGCAGGTCCTGTCGCTGTACGCGCGCGGTATGTCGGTGCGTGACATCCGCTCGCACCTGGCCGGCATGTACGGCGTCGAGGTCTCACCGGACCTGATCAGCAAGGTCACCGACGCCGTCACCGACGAGCTCGACGCATGGCAGAACAGACCGCTGGACGCCCTCTGGCCGATCATCTACATCGACGCGCTCTGGGTGAAGATCCGCTCCGGCTCCGTAGCCTCCCGACCGGTCTACCTGGCCGTCGGCGTGGACATGGACGGCTGCAAGGACGTGCTCGGCCTGTGGGCCGGCGACGAGGGCGAAGGCGCCACGACCTGGATGACCGTGCTGTCCGAGCTCCGCAACCGCGGGGTCGAGGACGTGTGCATCGTCGCCTGCGACGGACTCAAGGGCCTGCCCGACGCGGTCACCGGAACCTGGCCCAAAGCCACCGTTCAGACGTGTGTGATCCACTTGATCCGTGCCTCGCTGAGGTTCGCCTCCAAGCAGCACCACGCAAAGCTCGTAACGGAGTTGAAGGCCATCTACACCGCGCCGACCGAGCAAGCCGCCGAGCAGGCCCTCGCCGACTTCGCCGCAGGCGAGCTGGGCCAGCGGTATCCCGCAATTGTGCGGACCTGGCAGGCTGCGTGGAGCGAATTCACGCCCTACCTCGCCTTCCCGCCGGAGATAAGGAAGGTCGTCTACTCGACGAATCTGATCGAGTCGATCAACGCACGGCTGCGGAAAGCCACCCGCAACCGCGGACACTTCCCCTCCGAGCAGGCCGCGTTGAAGGTGCTCTACCTCGCCGTCCGCGAGCAGATCACCCCCAGAGCGCGCGATGTCAACCACGTCGCGGCACACTGGAAGAAGGCACTCAACCAGTTCTCACTCTTCTTCGAGGACCGGCTCAACACCAAGTGA
- a CDS encoding glyoxalase translates to MTTENSTTEFAFGPLHHVQLAIPAGAEDLCRDFWGGVLGMTELAKPPALAARGGCWFRGGSLEVHLGVETDFRPATKAHPGILVHSLPDLAKRLEAHGHDVTWDDNFPGHNRFYTFDKLGNRLEFLEPRP, encoded by the coding sequence ATGACCACCGAGAACTCCACCACCGAGTTCGCCTTCGGCCCGCTGCACCACGTCCAGCTCGCCATCCCCGCGGGCGCCGAGGACCTGTGCCGCGATTTCTGGGGCGGCGTGCTGGGCATGACCGAGCTGGCAAAGCCTCCGGCCCTCGCGGCCCGCGGCGGCTGCTGGTTCCGCGGCGGCAGCCTCGAAGTACACCTCGGTGTGGAAACCGACTTCCGCCCCGCTACCAAAGCCCACCCAGGAATCCTTGTGCACTCACTCCCCGACCTCGCCAAGCGCCTGGAGGCACACGGCCACGACGTGACCTGGGACGACAACTTCCCCGGCCACAACCGCTTCTATACCTTCGACAAGCTCGGCAACCGCCTGGAATTTCTCGAACCCCGCCCCTGA
- a CDS encoding ArsR/SmtB family transcription factor, with amino-acid sequence MHAVHEPDVVLLPVRTTTAPFEDAEVGALVAMLKTLAGPIRVRLLEALALQELSVGELTERIGTDYAAVSQSLARLRAAGLVTVRRDGNRTLYRTTNPHLPSLLATLLHLATHPAPPEPGNPHEHH; translated from the coding sequence ATGCATGCTGTCCATGAGCCCGACGTCGTGCTCCTCCCGGTCCGCACGACCACCGCGCCCTTCGAAGACGCCGAAGTCGGCGCTCTGGTAGCGATGTTGAAAACTCTGGCCGGACCTATACGGGTCCGGCTGCTGGAGGCCCTGGCACTCCAGGAACTCTCGGTCGGAGAACTGACAGAGCGCATCGGTACGGACTACGCCGCCGTCTCCCAGAGCCTCGCCCGACTGCGAGCGGCGGGCCTGGTCACCGTGCGCCGCGACGGCAACCGCACGCTCTACCGCACCACCAACCCGCACCTACCGTCCCTGCTCGCCACCCTCCTGCACCTGGCCACGCATCCAGCACCACCCGAGCCAGGAAACCCTCATGAACACCACTGA
- a CDS encoding winged helix-turn-helix domain-containing protein, protein MELPRAPVYRVDGLVVDCGTRRASAGGRQLRLTCMEFELIAYLAAHPDCVYTPRQLMELVWQQTPTGDLSTVDVHIARLRRKLGSEHQALIRTVHQGGYALNPQLAPGTRFRNIA, encoded by the coding sequence GTGGAGCTGCCCCGGGCCCCGGTCTACCGCGTGGACGGCCTCGTCGTCGACTGCGGCACCCGCCGAGCCTCGGCCGGAGGCCGTCAACTTCGCCTCACCTGCATGGAGTTCGAGCTGATCGCCTACCTCGCCGCCCACCCCGACTGCGTCTACACCCCACGGCAGCTGATGGAACTGGTGTGGCAGCAGACGCCCACGGGCGACCTGAGCACCGTCGACGTCCACATCGCCCGCCTGCGCCGCAAGCTCGGCTCCGAACACCAGGCCCTGATCCGCACCGTGCATCAGGGGGGCTACGCATTGAACCCACAGCTGGCGCCCGGGACCCGCTTCCGGAACATCGCCTGA
- a CDS encoding NRAMP family divalent metal transporter, translating into MTNLTTTPSIPAQRTAVLDDAHVGDIRGALGTIKQDDNGERRGLSAKFKTLLAIVGPGLIVMVGDNDAGAFATYGQAGQNYSTQLLWTLLLLIPVLYVNQEMVLRLGAVTGVGHARLILERFGKFWGAFSVIDLFLLNALTLVTEFIGITMAADYLGLPKAASVILAAAIIIASAFTGSFRRFERIAVALCAASLLLVPLYFMIHPKTSQMAHDFVVPVIPGGSGELATVMLLIIGIVGTTVAPWQLFFQQSYVIDKRITPRFMKYEKADLWIGIAIVVIGAAAMMGLVAAAFAGTKGFGNFTDTAGLITGIEAKAGKVAGVLFAIALLDASIIGAFAVSLSTAYAIGDVFGMKHSLHRGIKGAKGFYAVYAGLVAAAATIVLIPGSPLGLLTQGVQTLAGVLLPSASVFLLLLCNDKQVLGPWVNGPKTNAFTAAVVGVLVSLSIILTASVLFPDISSNMILDIMAGCGVAGVLAAGYAFTRRRTATKEDPIDRTGRDNWRMPPLETLTRPVMSTGRKIGMGALRTYLLIAMVLVVIKIVQVALGN; encoded by the coding sequence ATGACCAACCTCACCACCACCCCATCGATTCCCGCGCAGCGCACCGCTGTGCTGGACGACGCGCACGTGGGCGACATCCGTGGCGCGCTCGGCACCATCAAGCAGGACGACAACGGCGAGCGCCGGGGCCTGTCCGCGAAGTTCAAGACTCTGCTGGCGATAGTCGGGCCCGGCCTGATCGTGATGGTCGGCGACAACGACGCCGGCGCCTTCGCCACCTACGGCCAGGCCGGCCAGAACTACAGCACCCAGCTGCTGTGGACCCTGCTCCTGCTCATCCCCGTCCTGTACGTCAACCAGGAGATGGTGCTGCGCCTCGGCGCCGTCACCGGCGTCGGCCACGCCCGCCTCATCCTGGAGCGGTTCGGGAAGTTCTGGGGCGCGTTCAGTGTCATCGACCTGTTCCTGCTCAACGCGCTGACCCTGGTCACCGAGTTCATCGGCATCACGATGGCCGCCGACTATCTGGGCCTGCCGAAGGCCGCCTCGGTGATCCTGGCCGCCGCCATCATCATCGCCTCCGCGTTCACCGGCTCCTTCCGCCGCTTCGAGCGGATCGCCGTCGCCCTGTGCGCCGCCTCGCTGCTCCTGGTCCCCCTCTACTTCATGATCCACCCCAAGACGTCGCAGATGGCGCACGACTTCGTGGTCCCGGTCATCCCCGGCGGATCCGGTGAGCTGGCCACCGTCATGCTGCTGATCATCGGCATCGTGGGCACCACCGTCGCCCCGTGGCAGCTGTTCTTCCAGCAGTCCTACGTCATCGACAAGCGCATCACCCCGCGCTTCATGAAGTACGAGAAGGCCGACCTGTGGATCGGCATCGCCATCGTCGTCATCGGCGCCGCCGCCATGATGGGCCTGGTCGCCGCCGCCTTCGCCGGCACCAAGGGCTTTGGCAACTTCACTGACACCGCGGGCCTGATCACCGGCATCGAGGCCAAGGCCGGCAAGGTCGCCGGCGTCCTCTTCGCGATCGCCCTGCTGGACGCCTCGATCATCGGCGCGTTCGCGGTGTCGCTGTCCACCGCGTACGCCATCGGCGACGTGTTCGGGATGAAGCACTCCCTGCACCGGGGCATCAAGGGCGCGAAGGGCTTCTACGCCGTCTACGCCGGCCTGGTCGCCGCCGCGGCCACCATCGTGCTGATCCCCGGCTCCCCGCTCGGCCTGCTCACCCAGGGCGTGCAGACGCTCGCCGGGGTCCTGCTGCCCTCCGCCTCGGTCTTCCTGCTGCTGCTCTGCAACGACAAGCAGGTCCTCGGCCCCTGGGTGAACGGACCGAAGACCAACGCCTTCACGGCGGCGGTCGTCGGTGTTCTGGTGTCGCTGTCGATCATCCTGACAGCTTCGGTGCTCTTCCCGGACATCAGCTCCAACATGATCCTGGACATCATGGCCGGCTGCGGTGTCGCCGGGGTGCTGGCCGCCGGCTACGCCTTCACCCGCCGGCGCACCGCCACCAAGGAAGACCCCATCGACCGCACCGGCCGCGACAACTGGCGGATGCCGCCACTGGAGACACTGACCCGGCCGGTCATGTCCACCGGCCGCAAGATCGGCATGGGCGCCCTGCGCACCTACCTGCTGATCGCGATGGTCCTGGTCGTCATCAAGATCGTCCAGGTCGCCCTCGGCAACTGA